CTGTCAAAATAAAGCACTTATTCTTGCAGATCAATCACTTTAAATTGGACATCACTGATTTCTAACAGTAACATTATTCAGAAATAGAATCGAAAGTGCAATTGATAATGGGTGTATCAATAGATCATAATAACAAAACTGAGGATGTGGCAGAACCTGTCAAAAGATTAATTTCGCGCCGAGATGAAATGGAGGCAGAATTAGACGCCTTGGTAGATGTTTTGAAATCAGTAAGTACTGCATTATCAGACGCCACTCACTCATGGCCAGTTCCaggtttcttctttatGATAGTCCTCTGGAATAACGAATTGAGAGGAGTGAGAACAAGTGTATCATTGATGGATTAGGTTATTCTGTTGGTTATACATGATTCACAGACCCGTTATGTCCTGGATTCTAACTAGATAGCACAATGTCGATATGGACACACCGCTGGTAACCTCAGATGGATTCCCTCGTAGCGACATAGATGTTGCACAGATCCGCGAAGCTCGTTCAAGAATCATTAGACTGAAAAATGATCTACGAGGTATCATGAGCCAAATCGAAGCTGGTTTGGTAGAGTATTTCAAGCAAGCCAAAGATAAGGGAACTTCAGATATCCCTCAAATCgcatcatcttcaagtAGCAGTAAACAATCTGGATTAAGCAGTGAAACAAACAGTACTTCAGGCGTAAACACAGGCAGTTCGACCGCCTCAGAAGCGACGAGATCAAATGCTCCCAAACCTCCTTCTATACCATTTGCACGAGTAAATTCGGTGGAGCCCAACAGCCCTGCTGACAGCTCTGGTCTTCTACCCGGCGATCAGGTTGTGTCATTTGGAAGTGTTAATGTCACCAACCATCAAAACCTTAGTCGCATTGCCCAAACCGTACAGGCCAACGAAGGGGTAAGTGATTCAACTGTTTTATTTCTGGACTCAATACTGAGTATTATGCTCATGCAATTCAAAACTAAATACTAACTAACAAACAGAAGCATATCTGGGTCACAGTCTTGCGTGATGGTAACACAGTCATCATGCCACTGATCCCATCGACAGAATGGGGCGGACGAGGTTCCCTGGGATGTCACATAGTCCCtctataaaataaataaaaaaagtaCTGCATCAAGCTAACTCTAGaataattttgttttgctttCACCCACTCTAGCATATTCTGTTTTGCATCAAACCAGGCCAGCCATATTTTTGACTCCATATACTGCAATAAGGATCTAACCTCCATGAAGAGTCGACGCGAACAAAATGCTGTCTCTATCTTGCAACTCGTAGCTCTCCTCTCCAACGAGCTCCCAGTCAGCATCGTTAATGAGCACTAGAATTCCTGGTCGTCTGTATTATTGTTAGCGGACTTGAGCTTTGTTTTACTTTAGCTTCTGTTATAGTAGCCCACATTTCTTAATACATGATGGGTAATAGATACGACTCTTCGAAAATAGCCAAATATGGCAGATAAATGACTGAACATAAGTACCAGATATAATACTTACACTAATCCATCTTGGAGAAAAAGGTCTTCTCGAGGATCAGTCATAAGACCCTTCAAATAACCCAGCAGCCACTCAACTGTGTATGGTCCGTTAGATCCCGTCAATTCAACATCTATGGCCTTCTGGTTGCCAAACAGCGTTTCCAGGCCACCTGAAAATTCAACTTTGATCTTGCCAGCCATCGTCACTTAATGGTAGAAATAGTACCTAGTCAGCATCAGTAGG
The Sugiyamaella lignohabitans strain CBS 10342 chromosome A, complete sequence genome window above contains:
- the NAS2 gene encoding Nas2p (Proteasome-interacting protein; involved in the assembly of the base subcomplex of the 19S proteasomal regulatory particle (RP); similar to mammalian proteasomal modulator subunit; non-essential gene; interacts with Rpn4p; protein abundance increases in response to DNA replication stress; GO_component: GO:0005737 - cytoplasm [Evidence IDA] [PMID 11489916]; GO_component: GO:0005829 - cytosol [Evidence IDA] [PMID 19446323]; GO_component: GO:0005634 - nucleus [Evidence IDA] [PMID 19446323]; GO_function: GO:0003674 - molecular_function [Evidence ND]; GO_process: GO:0070682 - proteasome regulatory particle assembly [Evidence IDA,IGI,IMP] [PMID 19446322]; GO_process: GO:0070682 - proteasome regulatory particle assembly [Evidence IGI,IMP] [PMID 19446323]; GO_process: GO:0006511 - ubiquitin-dependent protein catabolic process [Evidence ISS] [PMID 10419517]); translation: MDTPLVTSDGFPRSDIDVAQIREARSRIIRLKNDLRGIMSQIEAGLVEYFKQAKDKGTSDIPQIASSSSSSKQSGLSSETNSTSGVNTGSSTASEATRSNAPKPPSIPFARVNSVEPNSPADSSGLLPGDQVVSFGSVNVTNHQNLSRIAQTVQANEGVSDSTVLFLDSILSIMLMQFKTKY